A portion of the uncultured Draconibacterium sp. genome contains these proteins:
- a CDS encoding GH92 family glycosyl hydrolase: MIKLSKYIKFAFVLLLAGCSNPQIKKDSVDTDYASFVNPFIGASTNVDAAGAYHGLGKTFPGAATPFGMVQVSPNTITGGDNGSGYSYEHTTIEGFALTQMSGVGWNGDMGNFLVMPTTGQLKTSAGKAENLNQGYRSRYSKTSEKASAGYYTVFLDDYNVKAEMTATTHCGMYRFSFPENEESRIQIDLARRVGGTSSLQNVQIVDEHTISGWMKCLPEGGGWGNGLGKADYTVYFYAQFDKPLKDFGVWSANIPDDWTRKLEDVTSEEYQENIANADVLEGVKEIQGKHLGFFTNFSTEEDEAVILKVGISFASAEGARQNLEKEITAWNFDKVKEQAYESWNTAFSKLKVKGGSIEEKVVFYTALYHSMIDPRTFEDVNNIYIGGDKQLYVSENFTKRTIFSGWDVFRSQFPLQTLINPTVVNDMISSLLTLSEESGKGYYERWELANAYSGCMIGNPAVSVLADAWAKGIKDFDMNLAYKTALKTCELSGNEELGFTVRSNEEDSGYAGFATGEYSISNTLELSYTEWCLAQIAKSIYHEADYKKYSELAQSYRNVFDIERGWFRARNEDGSWQEWPEKGRLQEWYGTVECNAYQQGWFVPHDVDGMVELMGGREKVLADLTEFFEKVPENMMWNDYYNHANEPVHHVPYLFNRINAPWLTQKWTREICRRAYKNKVEGLVGNEDVGQMSAWYVLSAIGLQQVCPGDLRYEITSPVFNEIAIQLDPKYASGESFTVIAKNNSPKNIYIQQATLNGEPLERCYLDYSEIIAGGSLELEMGPEPNTNWGIE, translated from the coding sequence ATGATCAAACTATCAAAATACATAAAATTTGCATTTGTACTTTTACTAGCCGGCTGTTCAAATCCTCAAATAAAGAAGGATTCAGTCGATACCGATTACGCATCTTTTGTTAATCCGTTTATCGGAGCGAGTACAAATGTTGATGCGGCCGGTGCTTATCACGGTTTGGGAAAGACTTTCCCTGGTGCAGCCACTCCGTTTGGAATGGTACAAGTAAGCCCGAATACAATTACCGGAGGTGATAATGGATCGGGTTACAGCTACGAACATACTACAATTGAAGGTTTTGCACTCACACAAATGAGTGGCGTTGGCTGGAATGGTGACATGGGAAATTTTCTGGTAATGCCCACAACCGGCCAATTAAAGACCAGTGCTGGTAAAGCTGAAAATCTGAACCAGGGGTATCGTTCGCGCTATTCAAAAACAAGCGAAAAAGCATCAGCTGGATACTACACTGTTTTTCTGGACGATTATAATGTGAAGGCAGAAATGACAGCTACCACACATTGCGGTATGTATCGTTTTTCCTTTCCGGAGAATGAAGAATCACGTATTCAAATTGATCTGGCTCGTCGTGTTGGAGGTACTTCTTCCTTGCAAAATGTGCAAATAGTTGATGAGCATACCATTTCCGGATGGATGAAATGCCTCCCCGAAGGTGGCGGCTGGGGAAACGGGCTTGGTAAAGCTGATTACACCGTATATTTCTATGCCCAATTCGATAAGCCACTGAAAGATTTTGGGGTATGGAGTGCTAACATTCCTGATGACTGGACGCGTAAACTGGAAGATGTAACGAGCGAGGAATATCAGGAAAACATTGCAAATGCTGACGTTCTGGAGGGAGTTAAAGAAATACAGGGTAAACATTTAGGCTTTTTTACCAATTTCTCTACCGAAGAGGATGAAGCAGTGATCTTAAAAGTCGGGATATCCTTTGCCAGTGCAGAAGGTGCAAGACAAAATCTTGAGAAAGAAATTACAGCCTGGAATTTTGATAAGGTAAAAGAACAGGCCTACGAATCATGGAATACAGCTTTTAGCAAGCTTAAAGTAAAGGGCGGGTCAATTGAAGAAAAGGTAGTATTTTATACAGCCCTTTACCATTCCATGATCGATCCGAGAACCTTTGAGGATGTGAACAATATTTACATCGGAGGCGATAAACAACTTTATGTATCAGAGAACTTTACCAAAAGAACCATTTTCAGTGGTTGGGATGTTTTCCGTAGTCAGTTTCCTTTACAAACTTTGATTAATCCTACGGTTGTAAATGATATGATCAGTTCGCTGCTTACCTTATCCGAAGAAAGCGGAAAAGGTTATTACGAAAGATGGGAACTGGCCAATGCATACAGCGGATGTATGATTGGAAATCCGGCAGTTTCGGTTTTAGCTGATGCCTGGGCAAAAGGAATCAAAGACTTTGATATGAATCTGGCTTATAAAACAGCATTAAAAACCTGTGAATTAAGTGGGAATGAAGAGCTGGGCTTCACAGTTCGTTCCAATGAAGAGGATTCTGGTTATGCAGGATTTGCTACCGGTGAATACTCTATATCTAACACGCTTGAATTAAGCTATACCGAATGGTGTTTGGCACAAATTGCTAAATCGATTTACCATGAGGCTGATTATAAAAAATATTCAGAATTGGCCCAAAGCTATCGTAATGTATTCGATATTGAAAGGGGATGGTTTCGCGCACGAAATGAAGATGGTTCCTGGCAGGAGTGGCCTGAGAAAGGCCGTTTGCAGGAGTGGTACGGAACTGTAGAGTGCAATGCGTATCAGCAGGGTTGGTTTGTTCCGCACGATGTTGATGGTATGGTTGAACTAATGGGGGGACGCGAAAAAGTACTCGCCGATCTTACCGAGTTTTTTGAAAAGGTACCGGAAAATATGATGTGGAATGATTATTACAATCATGCCAACGAACCTGTACATCACGTGCCTTACCTATTCAACCGCATTAATGCCCCGTGGCTGACACAAAAATGGACACGTGAGATTTGCCGCCGTGCCTATAAAAACAAAGTAGAAGGTTTAGTTGGGAACGAAGATGTAGGTCAAATGTCGGCCTGGTATGTACTCTCAGCAATAGGTCTGCAGCAGGTTTGTCCGGGAGACCTTCGTTACGAAATTACCAGCCCGGTATTCAATGAAATTGCCATTCAACTCGATCCGAAATATGCTTCAGGCGAATCCTTTACAGTTATCGCAAAAAATAACTCCCCCAAAAATATTTACATCCAACAAGCCACTCTAAACGGCGAACCATTAGAAAGGTGTTACCTCGATTATTCGGAAATAATTGCAGGTGGTTCGCTGGAATTAGAAATGGGACCGGAGCCGAATACGAACTGGGGAATTGAATAA
- a CDS encoding glycoside hydrolase family 38 C-terminal domain-containing protein encodes MNSITKYRYCLFAILSALVFCAQAQTAWFADGYHGGVYGHYPSWQAKFMVEKLIENPGWKINLEIEPETWDSVSVNDAENFKAFQKYYTEKGQYGQIEFVNPAYAQPYSYNISGESIIRHFAYGMHKIREYFPEATFLTYSAEEPCFTSSLPQILKGFGYKYAVIRNPNTCWGGYTSAFGKDLVNWIGPDGTFLPAVPRYECEQLSAESTWQTDSWTNSNEFIAACFADGIKYPVGMTFQDAGWDGGPWANEYQPTEYTCWTPYIEMISETVTPDDWRFTLEDVKPGLVWGAQVLQKLAQEVRVSENRLVMAEKMASLNYILNGEKYPTNEFAEAWRTLMLAQHHDCWIVPYNGKPGETWADNVTRWTNTSNRIANETIAKLYATGKAEQTKAIRVFNTLGVKRNDLVSIKLPEGFEETELVVFDINGRQVSCQVLTDKAGNKELVFEAEVPALGYATFTIKTAKPQGAKPSVKQLSDGKTRIETPFYIAEFDPVEGGAITSLIDKKNGNHQLVESGKGLNGLRGYFYKEEKFYQSSDSKAAISIVEDGPLLTKIKVENKIAANNYTQLITFNKTSSRIDFELIIDWNGQPGIGAYDQSENYEATDRDKAFYNDSYKLHLQFPLAGLNGKLYKNGPFDVCESALENTVYNSWDSIKHNVILNWVDLENEVEIMVSPYFQTIPQAISKQKI; translated from the coding sequence TTGAACTCAATAACGAAATATCGCTACTGTCTTTTTGCTATTTTGTCGGCACTGGTATTTTGTGCGCAGGCACAAACAGCCTGGTTTGCCGATGGATACCATGGTGGAGTTTACGGACATTATCCAAGCTGGCAGGCTAAATTTATGGTCGAAAAGCTAATTGAAAATCCGGGCTGGAAAATCAATCTCGAAATTGAACCTGAAACCTGGGATTCGGTCAGTGTAAACGATGCTGAGAATTTTAAGGCATTTCAAAAATATTATACAGAGAAAGGGCAGTATGGCCAAATTGAATTTGTAAACCCAGCCTACGCTCAGCCCTATTCTTACAACATCTCCGGCGAAAGTATTATTCGTCATTTTGCCTATGGGATGCATAAAATCAGGGAGTATTTCCCTGAAGCAACCTTTTTAACCTATTCCGCAGAAGAGCCTTGTTTTACCAGTAGTTTGCCGCAAATCCTTAAGGGTTTTGGGTATAAATACGCGGTTATCCGTAATCCGAATACTTGTTGGGGAGGATATACAAGTGCCTTTGGGAAAGACCTGGTAAACTGGATCGGTCCGGATGGCACATTCCTTCCGGCCGTTCCAAGATACGAATGCGAGCAATTATCGGCCGAATCAACCTGGCAAACCGACTCCTGGACAAATTCCAATGAATTTATTGCAGCCTGTTTTGCCGATGGAATAAAATATCCGGTCGGGATGACTTTTCAGGATGCCGGTTGGGATGGAGGTCCGTGGGCTAACGAATACCAGCCAACAGAATATACCTGCTGGACACCTTACATTGAAATGATAAGTGAGACGGTAACTCCGGATGATTGGAGATTTACATTGGAAGATGTAAAACCCGGATTGGTGTGGGGAGCGCAAGTGCTGCAAAAATTAGCACAGGAAGTTCGTGTTAGCGAAAATCGCCTGGTGATGGCCGAAAAAATGGCTTCGCTGAATTATATTCTTAACGGAGAAAAGTACCCGACCAATGAATTTGCAGAAGCCTGGCGAACATTAATGCTGGCACAGCACCACGACTGCTGGATTGTGCCTTATAACGGAAAACCGGGCGAAACATGGGCTGATAATGTTACACGCTGGACAAACACTTCGAATCGTATTGCTAATGAAACAATCGCCAAATTGTATGCTACTGGAAAAGCTGAACAAACTAAGGCGATTCGGGTGTTCAACACGCTTGGAGTAAAACGAAATGATCTGGTAAGTATTAAATTGCCTGAAGGTTTTGAAGAAACCGAATTAGTCGTTTTCGATATCAATGGCAGGCAGGTTTCTTGTCAGGTTTTAACCGACAAAGCCGGAAATAAAGAGCTTGTTTTTGAAGCTGAAGTTCCGGCATTGGGCTATGCTACTTTTACTATAAAAACTGCAAAACCTCAAGGGGCAAAGCCATCAGTAAAACAACTTTCTGATGGAAAAACCAGAATTGAGACGCCATTTTATATCGCAGAATTTGATCCGGTTGAAGGTGGTGCAATCACGAGTTTAATTGATAAGAAAAACGGTAATCACCAGTTAGTAGAATCCGGAAAAGGATTGAACGGACTACGTGGATATTTTTATAAGGAAGAGAAATTTTACCAAAGTTCAGACTCTAAAGCAGCAATTAGTATTGTGGAAGATGGCCCGCTCCTTACTAAAATTAAAGTTGAAAATAAGATTGCAGCGAATAACTATACGCAGTTAATTACCTTTAATAAAACCAGTTCAAGAATAGATTTTGAATTAATAATTGACTGGAACGGACAGCCGGGAATTGGAGCTTACGATCAAAGCGAAAATTACGAAGCAACAGATCGCGATAAAGCTTTTTACAACGATAGTTACAAATTACACCTGCAATTTCCTTTGGCCGGATTAAATGGCAAGCTTTATAAGAATGGGCCTTTTGATGTGTGCGAAAGTGCGCTTGAAAATACGGTATACAACAGTTGGGACAGCATAAAACACAATGTTATTCTTAATTGGGTAGATTTGGAAAATGAAGTGGAGATTATGGTGTCTCCTTATTTTCAGACCATACCACAAGCTATCTCCAAACAGAAGATTTAG
- a CDS encoding SGNH/GDSL hydrolase family protein: protein MNCKKIILFLIACAIFGASQAQQNIPPFKSGERVVFVGNSITHGGYYHSFIWLYYMTRFPEMPISIMNAGVGGDTAGDIKERLEDDIFSKNPTYMTMTFGMNDVGYYDFYKDDAQEIAERQIKKSFDHYQTIEKRMQDATEVTKVIIGGSPYDETSKIESDIFPTKNAALLKVNDFLQASAKENNWGFVDFAHPMMEIDRREQKKDSLFNLEGGDRIHPDNDGHMVMAYIFLKAQGLAGKKVAEIAIDAKAENINVAENCKISNLKADGKGISFNYKAKALPYPVDSIVRGWGSKKSQKDALKLIPFTKEFNQELLKVDGLANGMYQLNIDGQLIEKFSSSDLAKGVNMAELTNTPQYRQATEIMLLNENRIEIERRFRDYAWMQFSFLQGKDLLFANNQEALDTISANWDDAFVRGNFGIYQQAQYPEIRQVWQDEIDLIVKTIYSINKPVDRKIELIKVQ, encoded by the coding sequence ATGAATTGTAAAAAAATTATCCTGTTTTTAATTGCTTGTGCAATTTTTGGTGCTTCGCAGGCACAACAAAATATTCCTCCATTTAAAAGTGGCGAACGTGTTGTTTTTGTTGGCAACAGTATTACGCATGGTGGTTATTACCACTCGTTTATCTGGTTGTATTATATGACACGTTTTCCGGAAATGCCAATTAGCATTATGAATGCAGGTGTTGGTGGCGATACTGCCGGCGATATTAAAGAACGTTTGGAAGACGATATTTTCAGCAAAAATCCAACATACATGACTATGACTTTTGGAATGAATGATGTTGGTTATTACGATTTTTACAAGGATGATGCGCAGGAAATTGCTGAACGTCAGATTAAAAAATCATTCGATCACTACCAGACTATTGAAAAGCGAATGCAAGATGCAACTGAAGTAACGAAGGTTATAATTGGTGGCTCTCCATACGACGAAACCTCGAAAATTGAAAGCGATATTTTCCCTACCAAAAATGCGGCTTTGTTAAAAGTGAATGATTTTCTGCAAGCCTCGGCAAAAGAAAACAACTGGGGTTTTGTGGATTTTGCTCACCCCATGATGGAAATTGATCGGAGAGAACAGAAAAAGGATTCGTTGTTTAACCTTGAAGGTGGAGACCGCATTCATCCTGATAATGATGGACATATGGTGATGGCCTATATCTTTCTGAAAGCCCAGGGATTAGCAGGTAAAAAAGTGGCTGAAATTGCAATCGATGCAAAAGCCGAAAATATTAATGTGGCTGAAAACTGTAAGATTTCGAATCTGAAAGCAGATGGAAAAGGTATTTCTTTCAATTATAAAGCAAAAGCACTTCCTTATCCGGTTGACTCAATTGTTCGTGGTTGGGGAAGCAAAAAATCGCAGAAAGATGCCTTGAAACTCATTCCATTTACTAAAGAATTTAACCAGGAGTTGTTAAAAGTTGACGGTTTGGCAAACGGAATGTATCAGTTAAATATCGATGGTCAGTTGATTGAGAAGTTTTCTTCTTCGGATCTGGCAAAAGGTGTGAATATGGCAGAACTGACCAATACACCACAATACAGACAGGCAACAGAAATTATGCTTTTGAATGAAAATCGTATAGAAATTGAGCGTCGCTTTCGCGATTATGCCTGGATGCAATTTTCATTTTTACAAGGAAAAGATTTGTTATTTGCCAATAACCAGGAAGCACTTGATACTATAAGCGCGAACTGGGACGACGCTTTTGTGCGCGGTAATTTTGGAATTTACCAGCAAGCACAATATCCTGAAATAAGACAAGTGTGGCAGGATGAAATCGACTTAATTGTAAAAACCATTTATTCGATTAATAAGCCGGTTGATCGCAAAATTGAATTAATTAAAGTTCAATAA
- a CDS encoding glycoside hydrolase family 130 protein produces MKSRLINYLIVAFALIALAACQSRQPEQGLKSWAIGPFERPEGVNPIITPQQTTFYCPLTEDTIPWENGDTFNPAAIVKDDTICVLYRAEDQSGHGIGQRTSRIGLAQTTDGLNIIEKAKSPILYPAKDSQEELEWPGGCEDPRVAVTEDGTYVLLYTQWNRKQARLAVAHSKDLLHWKKFGPAFKEAYNGKFADRFSKSASIVTKLKDGQLVISKVNGKYLMYWGEKGVYAATSEDLINWEPLVDENQELIPLASPRKGYFDSALTECGPPAVLTDKGIVLIYNGKNKAGSEGDTTYTANAYCAGQFLFDKEDPYIVLDRLDTPFLIPEAAFEKSGQYPAGTVFVEGLVYHQNKWFLYYGCADSRVAVVVSKKNIQ; encoded by the coding sequence ATGAAGTCACGATTGATAAATTATTTGATAGTAGCGTTTGCCTTAATAGCCCTCGCTGCCTGTCAATCCCGGCAACCTGAACAAGGATTAAAAAGCTGGGCTATCGGGCCATTTGAGCGACCGGAAGGAGTAAATCCGATTATTACACCTCAGCAAACAACCTTCTATTGTCCGTTAACAGAAGATACTATTCCGTGGGAGAATGGCGATACTTTTAATCCTGCAGCTATTGTAAAAGACGATACGATTTGTGTGTTATACAGAGCAGAAGACCAATCAGGACATGGAATTGGTCAACGTACTTCGCGTATCGGACTTGCTCAAACAACAGATGGTTTGAATATTATCGAGAAAGCCAAATCACCAATTTTATACCCCGCAAAAGACAGCCAGGAAGAACTGGAATGGCCGGGAGGATGTGAAGATCCGCGTGTAGCTGTAACTGAAGACGGAACTTACGTTCTTTTATACACACAATGGAACCGAAAGCAAGCTCGTTTGGCAGTTGCTCATTCAAAGGATTTGCTCCATTGGAAAAAATTCGGTCCTGCTTTTAAAGAGGCGTACAACGGAAAATTTGCAGATCGTTTTAGTAAATCAGCTTCAATCGTAACAAAATTAAAAGATGGCCAACTGGTTATTTCAAAAGTGAATGGCAAATATTTAATGTACTGGGGTGAAAAAGGCGTATATGCTGCTACCTCAGAAGACCTGATTAACTGGGAGCCGCTGGTTGACGAAAATCAGGAGCTGATTCCACTGGCATCACCAAGAAAAGGATATTTCGATAGCGCACTTACTGAATGCGGGCCACCGGCCGTTTTAACAGATAAGGGAATTGTGCTTATTTACAACGGGAAGAATAAAGCCGGATCGGAAGGCGACACAACATACACGGCAAATGCCTATTGTGCCGGTCAGTTTTTATTCGATAAAGAAGATCCGTATATAGTTCTCGATCGTTTGGATACTCCGTTTTTAATACCGGAAGCGGCTTTCGAAAAAAGTGGACAGTATCCTGCAGGAACTGTATTTGTTGAAGGTTTGGTTTATCACCAAAATAAATGGTTTTTATATTACGGTTGTGCCGATTCGCGCGTGGCTGTGGTAGTTAGTAAGAAGAATATTCAATAA
- a CDS encoding glycoside hydrolase family 43 protein: MSAQNTGNSFYSNPVIGGDLPDPSIIRVGDTYYATATTNDFAPVYPVFESKDMVNWKQISAVFMEPPTWTSKDFWAPELFYQNGTFYVYYTAKRRDTGVSCVGVATTKDIYKGFTDHGILIEWGEEAIDGFVFRDDDNKLYISWKAYGLTQGREIELLCSEMSDDGLSLMGEPFSLTDRSKNWEEEAGEGQVLLRRNDYYYLLYSAGGCCTNGCNYHVRVARSKNLRSGWEQLKEPILQSGDVWRCTGHGTAVTTPDNRYFYLYHSYYAPDFEYIGREVLLDELFWNDTTGWPYFKNSVSSTKSEMPVVGTRQQVTTSYFNDFSGTDNLNFWEWDVKQSKPEIQVEYGELIITTPHDGLSFLGFRPEDGHYEFSSELIQTDEPAGIGIYSNPKNVVALLVSNSELKIIQLNNGEERTFLNQKIENVGSVHLKFEAIAGRYFQFFKSEDGKEWIPLKIGDAFQLDCDFMPQWNHAPRVGFIGGGKKGTTSRFRNLSVQYLKDKF, from the coding sequence ATGTCCGCTCAAAACACCGGAAATTCATTTTACAGTAATCCTGTAATTGGAGGGGACTTGCCTGATCCATCGATAATTCGCGTTGGCGATACCTATTACGCCACTGCCACAACGAATGATTTTGCCCCGGTTTATCCTGTTTTTGAATCAAAAGACATGGTAAACTGGAAACAGATAAGTGCGGTTTTCATGGAACCGCCGACATGGACTTCAAAAGATTTCTGGGCTCCGGAACTGTTTTATCAGAACGGTACTTTTTACGTTTATTACACTGCAAAAAGAAGAGATACAGGAGTTTCATGTGTTGGAGTGGCTACAACAAAAGATATTTACAAAGGATTTACCGATCACGGGATTTTGATTGAATGGGGCGAGGAAGCAATTGATGGTTTTGTTTTTCGTGATGATGACAACAAACTTTACATCAGTTGGAAAGCCTATGGTTTAACACAAGGGCGAGAAATTGAGTTGCTTTGTTCTGAAATGAGTGACGATGGCTTAAGTCTTATGGGCGAGCCTTTTTCATTAACCGACCGTTCAAAAAACTGGGAAGAAGAAGCCGGAGAAGGTCAGGTGCTATTGAGGAGAAATGATTATTATTACCTGTTATATTCAGCCGGCGGTTGTTGCACTAACGGTTGTAACTATCATGTTCGAGTTGCCCGATCAAAGAATTTGCGATCCGGTTGGGAACAATTAAAGGAGCCTATTCTTCAAAGTGGTGATGTTTGGCGTTGTACAGGTCATGGTACAGCGGTTACAACTCCCGATAATCGTTACTTCTATCTCTACCATTCGTACTATGCTCCCGATTTTGAATACATCGGAAGAGAAGTTCTGTTAGACGAGCTTTTCTGGAACGATACCACCGGATGGCCTTATTTTAAGAATAGTGTTTCATCAACAAAATCTGAAATGCCAGTTGTTGGAACAAGACAGCAAGTTACGACAAGTTATTTCAATGATTTCTCCGGAACGGATAATCTTAATTTTTGGGAATGGGATGTAAAACAATCCAAACCAGAAATACAGGTTGAATACGGAGAATTGATAATAACCACTCCCCACGATGGATTAAGTTTTCTTGGATTTAGACCTGAAGACGGGCACTACGAGTTTTCGTCAGAACTTATTCAGACGGATGAGCCTGCAGGGATCGGTATTTACAGTAATCCCAAAAATGTTGTTGCCTTATTAGTTAGCAATTCAGAACTAAAAATTATTCAACTAAATAATGGCGAAGAGAGAACATTTCTAAATCAAAAAATAGAAAATGTTGGATCGGTGCATTTAAAATTTGAAGCTATTGCCGGACGGTATTTCCAATTCTTTAAATCGGAAGACGGAAAGGAATGGATTCCACTAAAAATTGGAGACGCATTTCAGTTGGATTGTGATTTTATGCCACAATGGAATCATGCGCCGCGTGTAGGTTTTATTGGAGGTGGCAAAAAAGGAACAACGTCCCGTTTCAGGAATTTGAGCGTGCAATATTTGAAAGATAAGTTTTAA
- a CDS encoding GH92 family glycosyl hydrolase — protein MMPKFIRLILLIVSVTSVTVSCKKTIEEPNYSNLANTLLGTKGKGFGEAQRYLEAGYTFPGPMRPFGMVQFTTTFFDPDKGFVINQMSGAGCHNMGNLPMLPVPGELNTSPNDMMGFSPEIQIQEAHAGYFDANLFKQINCQLTVTEHTGLARIIFNEAEKGTIVIGTGINSTEISEANVKITGPNSFEGVADGGNFCGANSKYNIYFVGEFSKPASTFGSWKKDVLQESKNETEGSNSGVYFTFDKGDEPVLYKVGISYVSLDNAKLNLETENPGWDFEKIRRQAEKEWNNLLGLIEVDGASEDKIIQFYSHLYHCFAHPSVFNDVNGEYIGADFTVHTIEDGNYYTAYSNWDTYRTQIQLLSMLVPEKASEMVSSLLTFAEQSGGGLPRWVCANFETGIMQGDPSAALICNAYAFGAKSFDTSKAMEIMRLGAEVPGTASQGIETREQLDQYLDRGYIWDLMGASKLLEYTSADFAIAQFARQAFQDEALYDAYLKRSQKWKNIFNPETNWLQSRNEDGSWKPQTEDWREASYKNYFWMVPYDLKTLTDTIGGAEVAEKRLDEFFTKLNANYHEEFFAAGNEPSFQSPWSYNWIGNPAKTQETVRRIINEQYSNNANGLPGNEDMGAMGAWYIFANLGLYPMAPGVDGFSVNGPSYERIKIHLGSGNELLIEGGSEQNKYTDGLEVNGKTWNSTWLPLKEIENGGKLQFRMSSTTSVWGATETPPSFNEL, from the coding sequence ATGATGCCTAAATTTATAAGGTTAATATTATTGATTGTTTCGGTAACCAGTGTAACCGTTTCATGCAAGAAGACCATTGAAGAACCCAACTATTCTAACCTGGCAAATACTTTGTTGGGAACAAAGGGTAAAGGTTTTGGAGAAGCGCAACGTTATCTTGAAGCGGGTTATACTTTCCCGGGGCCAATGCGTCCATTCGGAATGGTTCAGTTTACCACTACTTTTTTTGATCCTGATAAAGGTTTTGTGATTAACCAGATGAGTGGCGCCGGATGTCACAATATGGGTAACCTGCCCATGTTGCCGGTTCCTGGAGAGCTAAATACTTCGCCAAACGACATGATGGGGTTCAGTCCAGAGATTCAAATTCAGGAAGCTCATGCCGGATACTTCGACGCCAATTTGTTTAAGCAAATTAATTGCCAACTCACAGTTACAGAACATACAGGGCTGGCTCGAATTATTTTTAACGAAGCAGAAAAGGGTACAATAGTAATAGGTACAGGCATTAATTCCACCGAAATTTCAGAAGCCAATGTTAAAATCACCGGCCCTAATTCTTTTGAAGGAGTGGCTGATGGAGGAAACTTTTGTGGAGCGAACAGTAAATATAATATCTATTTTGTCGGGGAATTCAGTAAACCCGCCAGCACATTTGGTAGTTGGAAGAAGGATGTTTTGCAGGAAAGTAAAAATGAAACTGAAGGGAGTAATTCCGGTGTCTATTTTACTTTCGATAAAGGAGACGAGCCAGTTTTATACAAGGTCGGGATTTCCTATGTTTCGCTCGATAATGCAAAGCTCAATTTGGAGACTGAGAATCCGGGCTGGGACTTTGAAAAAATTCGAAGACAGGCAGAAAAAGAATGGAACAATTTACTTGGTTTAATTGAGGTGGATGGTGCTTCTGAAGATAAAATCATTCAGTTTTATTCTCATTTGTACCATTGTTTTGCACACCCCAGTGTTTTCAACGATGTTAACGGAGAGTATATCGGAGCGGATTTTACAGTGCATACCATTGAAGATGGTAATTATTATACCGCTTATAGCAACTGGGATACATACCGGACGCAAATTCAATTATTAAGTATGCTTGTACCGGAGAAAGCATCAGAAATGGTAAGCAGTTTGTTGACTTTTGCCGAGCAATCGGGTGGTGGTTTACCGCGATGGGTATGTGCTAATTTTGAAACCGGTATTATGCAGGGCGATCCTTCGGCAGCGTTGATTTGCAATGCTTATGCATTTGGAGCTAAAAGCTTCGATACTTCAAAAGCAATGGAAATTATGCGACTGGGTGCGGAGGTCCCCGGAACCGCATCGCAGGGAATAGAAACCCGTGAACAACTTGATCAGTACCTTGATAGGGGATATATATGGGATTTGATGGGAGCATCAAAATTGCTGGAGTATACCAGCGCAGACTTTGCTATCGCCCAATTTGCTCGTCAGGCTTTTCAAGATGAAGCCTTGTATGATGCTTACCTGAAACGCTCACAAAAATGGAAGAATATTTTCAATCCTGAAACGAACTGGTTACAGTCGCGCAATGAAGATGGCAGCTGGAAACCACAAACTGAAGATTGGCGCGAAGCCAGTTATAAGAATTATTTCTGGATGGTGCCTTACGATTTAAAAACCTTAACCGATACTATTGGTGGTGCTGAAGTAGCAGAAAAGCGTTTGGATGAATTTTTCACCAAACTGAATGCGAACTATCATGAAGAGTTTTTTGCTGCCGGAAATGAACCGAGTTTTCAGTCGCCGTGGTCATATAACTGGATTGGTAACCCAGCCAAAACACAGGAAACGGTACGCCGTATAATTAACGAACAGTATTCAAACAACGCTAATGGTTTACCCGGAAATGAAGATATGGGAGCGATGGGAGCGTGGTATATTTTTGCCAACCTGGGTTTATATCCTATGGCACCCGGTGTTGATGGTTTCTCTGTTAATGGTCCGTCTTACGAACGTATCAAAATTCATTTGGGTAGCGGAAACGAATTACTGATTGAAGGTGGTTCGGAGCAAAATAAATATACGGATGGACTTGAGGTTAACGGGAAAACGTGGAACTCGACCTGGTTGCCTTTGAAAGAAATAGAGAATGGTGGCAAGTTGCAGTTTAGAATGTCTTCAACTACTTCAGTTTGGGGGGCGACTGAAACTCCGCCTTCATTTAATGAACTTTAG